A single window of Spirochaetota bacterium DNA harbors:
- a CDS encoding class I SAM-dependent methyltransferase: protein MRYRSNRVCPVEIAGSLDNRIRRWVQNPQKILGPYIDEGMILLDIGCGPGFFSVDMAQMVGKFGRVIAADLQEGMLQKLRDKIQGTELEERISLHKCEENRIGVLEQVDFVLLFYMVHEVPNVKGLFSEIEAILKPNGRIFMVEPPFHVSKFAFEEIIRKARNAGLTLVDRPKIFPNKTAVLKKGK, encoded by the coding sequence ATGAGATATAGATCCAACCGTGTCTGTCCTGTTGAAATAGCTGGCAGTCTCGATAACCGGATTCGAAGATGGGTGCAAAATCCACAGAAGATATTAGGCCCCTATATCGACGAGGGGATGATCCTTCTGGATATCGGCTGCGGCCCGGGCTTTTTCTCTGTTGATATGGCTCAAATGGTCGGCAAATTCGGCAGGGTTATTGCTGCTGATTTGCAGGAAGGGATGCTTCAGAAATTAAGAGACAAGATTCAAGGAACTGAACTTGAGGAACGGATATCCTTACATAAGTGCGAGGAGAATAGAATAGGCGTTTTAGAGCAGGTTGATTTTGTCCTTCTATTTTATATGGTTCATGAAGTTCCCAATGTTAAGGGATTATTTAGTGAAATAGAGGCTATTCTAAAACCTAATGGGCGGATCTTTATGGTTGAACCCCCATTTCATGTGTCAAAATTCGCTTTTGAAGAGATCATTAGAAAGGCAAGAAATGCTGGTTTAACGCTAGTGGACAGGCCAAAGATATTTCCAAATAAGACAGCAGTTTTGAAAAAGGGCAAATAA
- a CDS encoding thiolase family protein, protein MKECVIIDGVRSPNCRAHAEKGWFRNIKPDVILTKVYEALFERNPKVNPEDIEAVFCGTSNQSGATNNISRFAWLAGGFPETVATNGISSNCPSGMSAAEHAARAIMCNEGDIYIVSGVEDMLHVPMGNAMEIPERLFKRYDSSEVPMGPTAEKVASQYNIERKEMETMALWSHKKAAEATKTNKFRNEIVPMDGEEVDGTRFIVDRDQWIREDISMEKMAGMNPAFKVDGIVTAATSSPLTTGACALLFMNRDKADELGLDYHLKYSGGAMAGNDPTVMGIGPIYAVRKLLKRTGLTVKDINVWEVNEAFASQTLAVLRELGIAENAPFENVNIWGGALALGHPLGESGARVIVTLNNIMKTDRKDAKYGIATLCGGFGNANATLWQNVHK, encoded by the coding sequence ATGAAAGAATGCGTTATTATTGATGGAGTTAGATCCCCCAATTGCCGTGCTCATGCAGAAAAGGGATGGTTCAGAAATATTAAACCAGATGTAATTCTAACTAAGGTTTATGAAGCCCTCTTTGAAAGGAATCCAAAGGTGAATCCTGAGGATATTGAGGCGGTTTTTTGTGGGACATCAAATCAATCCGGCGCAACTAACAACATCAGCAGATTTGCATGGCTGGCAGGCGGATTTCCTGAAACAGTTGCCACAAATGGCATTAGCTCGAATTGCCCATCTGGGATGTCCGCAGCTGAACATGCAGCCAGAGCTATTATGTGTAATGAGGGTGATATATATATCGTTTCCGGCGTTGAGGATATGCTGCATGTGCCTATGGGAAATGCAATGGAAATTCCCGAGAGATTGTTTAAGAGGTATGATTCTTCAGAGGTGCCAATGGGGCCTACAGCGGAGAAGGTGGCATCACAATATAACATAGAGAGAAAAGAAATGGAAACCATGGCACTCTGGAGTCATAAAAAGGCGGCAGAAGCCACAAAGACAAATAAGTTTAGGAATGAGATCGTTCCAATGGATGGCGAAGAGGTTGATGGCACAAGATTTATTGTTGATAGAGATCAATGGATAAGAGAAGATATATCCATGGAAAAAATGGCAGGGATGAATCCTGCATTCAAAGTGGACGGCATTGTTACTGCTGCTACATCTTCCCCCCTTACAACAGGCGCTTGCGCATTGCTCTTCATGAACAGGGACAAGGCTGATGAATTGGGATTGGATTATCACTTAAAGTATTCAGGCGGCGCTATGGCGGGCAATGATCCAACTGTAATGGGTATTGGCCCAATATATGCTGTAAGAAAACTTCTCAAAAGAACTGGACTCACAGTTAAGGATATAAATGTATGGGAGGTAAATGAGGCCTTTGCAAGCCAAACCTTAGCTGTGCTCAGAGAGCTGGGTATTGCTGAGAATGCGCCTTTTGAAAACGTAAACATATGGGGCGGCGCCCTTGCGCTAGGTCACCCCTTAGGGGAATCAGGCGCAAGGGTTATTGTGACACTGAATAATATCATGAAAACTGACCGTAAGGATGCAAAATATGGCATAGCTACCCTTTGCGGGGGGTTCGGGAATGCCAATGCAACCCTCTGGCAAAATGTGCACAAGTAG